DNA sequence from the Prochlorothrix hollandica PCC 9006 = CALU 1027 genome:
AAGTAAGCAGGGGAAAATAAACAGGGTTAAAAACGGCTGTAACCCTAACTCTGCCGTCATCTCTCCCTCGGATTAATTATCCTGACCTACTTAGGTGACGAATACCCGATTTTAGTACAGCAACCCTAAATCAGTTGTAGGCATCTCGATGGCTGAAACCCTTGGTGTGGTGTGCCCCCTCCGGGGACACACTACACGACCTATTTAGGACTGCTGTATGCTGACCTTAATCGCAGAGTTATGGCTTGCTTGTATGGAGTTATTCACTAGAACTCTCTTCAAAATCGGTACGACTGACATTTCTTTTGCCTTTTTAGTAACAATTCTTCTCTGCTTCATTGGCATTGTTATTTTTTGTCGGCTCATTAAGCATGTCCTTAAGCAATACCTTTTGGTGCATTTAGGCATTGATGAGGGTAACCGTGAGGCCATCTCCACCATTGTTAGCTATGCCCTGGGTACCCTTGCCTTTATCTTTTTTATGCAGGTGGCGGGCTTTAATTTTGCGTCTCTGGCCGTGCTGGCGGGAGCCTTGGGGGTGGGAATTGACTTTGGGTTACAGGACTTTTCCAGGGATTTTATTGGGGGGTTAACCCTGTTGTTGGAGCGCAATATTAAGGTGGGGGACTTTGTGGAAATGGGGATGGAGGCTGAAGGGCGGAAGATGCAGGGAACCATTAGAACAATTTCCCTACGATCGGCCACCATCCAAACCCGCAACGGAGCCAATCTGATTGTGCCCAACAATCGCCTGGTGGAGTTTCCGGTGCTGAACTGGGGCACCCAGGGAACCCCAGCCCGCATTATTCTACCGGTGCAGGTGGCGCGGGAGAATGATTTGGTGAAAACGACGGAAGTCTTGCTGAATGTGGCCTGTTTACAGCCAGAAGTCCTGAGCAGTCCCTCACCTCGAGTTTGTTTTATTGGGGTAGAAGAAGATTTTCACCAACTGGAACTCCATGCCTGGATTAACCACATGCGGGCAGAAGAGTACATTCGCAGCCAACTTTATTTTGCGATCGAATACCATTTCCGCCAACAGGATATCCACTTCCAGCCCTCTTACCAGGAAATGATTGTTGCCCTGGAACCATCGGAGTTTATTGATCCCTTGGCCACCGATCGCAACCGGGAATTAAGCCGTCGTCACCTGCGCTTAAACCCCCTCCAAAAATTGCGCACGCGACCCTTGGGCATTAGTGACTTTCTCCGGCAGATTAAATATTTTGACTGTTTAGATGATTTAGAAATTCGTCAACTCTTGGAAACTGGTTACCGGCGGCGCTTAAGCAACCAGGAAATTCTATTTCGGGAAGGGGATGTGGGCAATGCCTTTTATATTGTGCTGGAAGGACAAGTAGAAGTGGTGGTGGAAACCCTAGCTAAACAATTGTCAGTCCTCCAGAGCGGTCACTTTTTTGGGGAGTTATCCCTAATGTTGGGTATTCCCCGATCGGCCACGGTGCGGGCCTTAGAAGACACGGTGCTGTTTGCCATTGATCACCTCGGCTTTCAGAAGTTACTGCACCGATCGCCCAAATTTTATGATTTGCTCATTGAAGGCATGGAAAAGCACCAGGAGGAAGTGGCGGAACGCCAACAGGAAATGCGAGCTTTGGGCTTAATTCGCCAGGATGAAGATGAGTCTAACCCGGTGGATTGGGCGCGGAAACGGCTGAAGCAGTTGTTTGCCCTCTAGCGATCGAGGGCGGTTCTGGGTTTACTTCCTGGGGTTACTTTCTGGGGTTACTTAAAACCGGTTTTTTTGGAGGCCGATCGCGTGGCCCGCATCAGATCCTGTTGCCGCCGCCGATCGCGCCAATCCGCCGCCGTTAAATAGGCCACACTGCCCGTCAACACCACCATTAACCCCAGGGCCAGGGTTGCCAAAACCGTTGCCACAGAAAAATCCATCGTTTTATCCTTAACCCAATGCTATTAGTGTACAGCAACCCTAAATCGGTTGTAGGCATCTCGATAGCTGAAACCTTTGGTGTGGTTTGCCCCCTCCGGGGGCACACCATACGACCCATTTAGGACTGCTGTACAACTTGGCAATCCCCCCCCATCCCCGACGGGAGGTTCCGGCCATAAAAAAAGCGCACCCTGTGCGCCCCATAGCAGTGGTTTGGCCATAACCGTAAGAATTGGGCCATAACCGTAAGAATTGGGCCATAACCGTAAGAATGGAATAGCACTAACGCGATCGGGTAGTGCTCACTGCAATCTGCTTGACTGACCAAACCTCTGAAAGGCTCAACCCAACCTACGGTTTCGAGGTTTTCATGGCGTAGGTTGGGTAGAGCCTTGCGAAACCCAACGAGAAACCTGGCAATAGGCAGAGTTTTGGGCGATCGCCCCAGTCCCTTGTTGGGTTTCGCCCGATAGGTCGGGGCGGTGTGCCTGGGGTCTTGGGCAGCTCAACCCAACCTACAGCGCTACAACGCCTGACAAAAAATTCTGCATTGGGCGCAGAAACCCCAGCCCTACCCGGTTTTGGTTGATGTAGGGGTCAGGAAACCTGACCCTGCCGGGGGTGTGGGGTTCTGGTCGGCATTGGGCGGGGAAACCCCGCCCCTACTCCGCTAGAACCCAATGCTATTGTCTCCATTCCGTGCCCAAACCACCAAGGAAATGGAAAAGGTAAACACGGCCAATAAAGCAGCCCAACCCAGTGCCAAAATATCCATAAATTCAAATCTTTTGTTATTGTGCAGTTGATCAAACCATCAGAATGACAGGGCACCTCGAAAAATCTAAATTTCGCCCAGTGACCCCCGTAAGAATTAGGGTTGTGGCGAGCGGCGAAGCCGTCCAACCCAATTAATCGAGGTGCCCTACAGCAATCGTC
Encoded proteins:
- a CDS encoding cyclic nucleotide-binding domain-containing protein, translating into MLTLIAELWLACMELFTRTLFKIGTTDISFAFLVTILLCFIGIVIFCRLIKHVLKQYLLVHLGIDEGNREAISTIVSYALGTLAFIFFMQVAGFNFASLAVLAGALGVGIDFGLQDFSRDFIGGLTLLLERNIKVGDFVEMGMEAEGRKMQGTIRTISLRSATIQTRNGANLIVPNNRLVEFPVLNWGTQGTPARIILPVQVARENDLVKTTEVLLNVACLQPEVLSSPSPRVCFIGVEEDFHQLELHAWINHMRAEEYIRSQLYFAIEYHFRQQDIHFQPSYQEMIVALEPSEFIDPLATDRNRELSRRHLRLNPLQKLRTRPLGISDFLRQIKYFDCLDDLEIRQLLETGYRRRLSNQEILFREGDVGNAFYIVLEGQVEVVVETLAKQLSVLQSGHFFGELSLMLGIPRSATVRALEDTVLFAIDHLGFQKLLHRSPKFYDLLIEGMEKHQEEVAERQQEMRALGLIRQDEDESNPVDWARKRLKQLFAL
- the petN gene encoding cytochrome b6-f complex subunit PetN; the protein is MDILALGWAALLAVFTFSISLVVWARNGDNSIGF